A genomic region of Phoenix dactylifera cultivar Barhee BC4 unplaced genomic scaffold, palm_55x_up_171113_PBpolish2nd_filt_p 001878F, whole genome shotgun sequence contains the following coding sequences:
- the LOC103697779 gene encoding ABC transporter G family member 1-like, whose amino-acid sequence MSSLEVKVEMEEVCWNAMAGGGDRPVKHEVQSGGEEEGLYLTWEDLWVTGSNGKGSSRVILAGLTGYTRPGELLAIMGPSGCGKSTLLNALAGRLDSGTKQSGQVLVNGWHQTLAFGTSAYVTQDDILMTTLTVREAVYYSAQLQLPDSMSKSEKKERAETTIREMGLQEAMDTRIGGQASKGISGGQKRRVSICIEILTRPKLLFLDEPTSGLDSAASYHVVNRIVDLSRHHGRTIIASIHQPSSEVFELFDNLCLLSSGKTVYFGPASLTNEFFSQNGFPCPSMRNPSDHFLRTINKDFETEMVKGCSSQSKTTAETIDILVGSYKLSNIHQDVERRVAEMRRLEGDAVKTGSQASFTTQCIVLTKRSFKNMYRDLGYYMLRLAIYDILCLCIGTMFYDIGHSYGSIQARGSVLLFVSSFLTFMAIGGFPSFTEEMKIFQRERLNGHYGVTAFMISNMLSSAPYLALVSIIPAAMAYYLIGLQSGVDHFIFFAMVLYASMLLVEGMMMIVASIVPNYLMGIITGAGIQATMILSAGFFRLPNDLPKPVWRYPMYHIAFHKYANQAYYKNEFIGLSFPNIQAGGAATITGEEILRDFWQMEVGHSKWVDLAILFGMVILYRVLFLVIVKTSEKVKPMVRAGLNKDPKQVIGPPSTPLADVNP is encoded by the exons ATGAGCTCTTTGGAAGTGAAGGTGGAAATGGAGGAGGTTTGTTGGAATGCCATGGCCGGAGGTGGTGACCGGCCGGTGAAGCATGAGGTGCAGAGCGGGGGCGAGGAGGAAGGGCTATACTTGACGTGGGAGGATCTGTGGGTGACCGGATCCAACGGTAAGGGTTCGTCGAGGGTGATACTGGCCGGGCTCACCGGGTACACCCGGCCAGGGGAGCTTCTGGCCATCATGGGTCCATCGGGCTGTGGCAAGTCCACTCTTCTTAATGCCTTGGCAG GGAGACTCGACTCAGGTACAAAACAATCTGGACAAGTGTTGGTAAATGGTTGGCATCAGACGCTAGCATTTGGGACTTCT GCTTACGTGACCCAAGATGACATTCTGATGACAACTCTGACAGTGAGAGAAGCTGTATACTATTCTGCACAGCTCCAACTGCCAGACTCCATGTCTAAAtctgagaagaaggagagagcagAGACGACTATAAGGGAGATGGGCTTGCAAGAAGCTATGGACACAAGGATTGGAGGGCAGGCATCTAAGGGAATAAGTGGTGGCCAGAAGAGGAGGGTTAGCATTTGCATAGAGATTTTAACACGACCAAAGCTTCTCTTCTTGGATGAGCCCACAAGTGGACTAGACAGTGCTGCATCATATCACGTTGTGAATCGCATTGTAGACCTATCTCGACATCATGGAAGGACTATTATCGCTTCGATCCATCAGCCTAGCAGTGAAGTTTTTGAGCTTTTTGATAACTTGTGCCTTTTATCTTCTGGCAAAACAGTTTATTTTGGACCTGCTTCTTTAACTAATGAG TTTTTTTCTCAAAATGGCTTTCCATGCCCATCCATGAGAAACCCCTCTGATCACTTCCTCAGAACTATCAACAAAGACTTTGAGACA GAGATGGTAAAAGGCTGTAGTAGCCAATCAAAAACCACTGCTGAAACCATTGATATCCTcgtaggatcatacaagctatCCAATATCCACCAAGACGTTGAGAGGCGAGTAGCTGAGATGCGCAGATTG GAAGGAGATGCTGTGAAGACTGGAAGTCAAGCTAGTTTCACTACTCAGTGCATTGTCCTCACCAAAAGATCATTTAAAAACATGTACAGAGATCTAGGATACTACATGCTGCGACtcgcaatttatgatatattgtGTCTATGCATTGGGACCATGTTTTATGACATTGGACATAGCTATGGATCAATCCAG GCTAGGGGTTCGGTGCTTCTGTTCGTATCATCATTCCTAACTTTTATGGCAATTGGTGGTTTTCCTTCCTTTACAGAAGAGATGAAG ATCTTTCAAAGAGAGAGACTAAATGGGCATTATGGTGTCACTGCATTCATGATCAGTAACATGCTTTCTTCCGCACCATATTTAGCTCTTGTCTCTATAATCCCAGCAGCCATGGCCTACTACCTTATTGGCCTCCAAAGCGGAGTTGATCACTTCATTTTCTTTGCTATGGTGTTGTATGCATCGATGTTGCTTGTTGAGGGCATGATGATGATCGTCGCTAGCATTGTGCCCAATTACCTCATGGGCATCATCACCGGTGCCGGAATTCAAGCAACGATGATACTATCGGCCGGCTTTTTCCGATTGCCGAATGATCTTCCGAAGCCAGTGTGGCGATACCCAATGTACCACATAGCCTTCCACAAGTATGCCAACCAAGCTTACTACAAGAATGAGTTCATTGGACTTTCCTTTCCCAACATCCAAGCTGGGGGTGCAGCCACTATTACTGGGGAGGAAATTCTGAGGGATTTTTGGCAGATGGAGGTGGGACACTCTAAGTGGGTTGATCTTGCCATCTTGTTTGGTATGGTTATTCTATATAGGGTCTTGTTTTTGGTCATTGTGAAGACTAGTGAAAAGGTGAAGCCCATGGTTAGGGCTGGTCTAAACAAGGATCCCAAACAGGTCATAGGGCCGCCCTCAACACCTCTAGCTGATGTAAACCcataa
- the LOC120109168 gene encoding uncharacterized protein LOC120109168: MPSGKYENYTPLNVPQAKILMEIEGRDYFRPPPPMRDTVARRNPRKYCRFHRDYGHDMEDCFQLRDDIEALIRRGVLNQFVRNWCEERRPVENAALPGNPNDNRPIAGTINTIGGGSSVEEPIEGRIPLKRPRTFEAISFSMRIWKELRLLMMTL; the protein is encoded by the coding sequence ATGCCCTCAGGgaagtacgagaactacactCCCCTCAATGTTCCCCAGGCGAAAATCCTAATGGAGATAGAAGGCCGAGACTACTTCCGACCTCCGCCCCCGATGCGAGATACAGTAGCTCGGCGCAATCCTagaaagtattgccgcttccaccgggacTATGGCCACGACATGGAggattgcttccagctccgggatgACATCGAGGCGCTTATCCGCCGCGGGGTACTCAACCAGTTTGTGCGGAACTGgtgtgaggaaaggaggccagtgGAAAATGCTGCACTGCCCGGAAATCCAAAtgacaacaggcctatcgccggcaccatcaacaccattggAGGAGGAAGCTCAGTTGAAGAACCAATCGAGGGAAGGATTCCTCTGAAGCGCCCACGCACCTTCGAAGCCATCTCATTCTCGATGAGGATTTGGAAGGAGTTGAGACtcctcatgatgacgctgtg